The Myxococcales bacterium genome has a segment encoding these proteins:
- a CDS encoding PHP domain-containing protein, which yields MPDIIDLHTHTTASDGTLSPAELVALARESGLRAVAITDHDTLDGLPEALETSRRWNYEVIAGVELSVDFRGKAVHMLGYCLDPHDRTLHGKLAWAQEQRETRNARMVARFNELGIPMTLDEVIAESGDGVIGRPHFAAVLLRKKVVASINEAFDIYLNRSGKAYLPKVRFSAAEAITLIRAAGGLPVLAHPMLIGWPPLTLDDAVAELKAAGLIGIEVLYTEHNPAQVQILWDIATRHGLLRTGGSDFHGANKPQTRLGRGRGDLAVPASWLAALLAARPAVTG from the coding sequence ATGCCCGACATCATCGATCTGCACACGCATACGACGGCCTCCGACGGCACCCTGTCGCCGGCCGAATTGGTCGCGTTGGCACGCGAATCCGGCTTGCGCGCCGTCGCCATCACCGATCACGACACGCTCGACGGCCTGCCCGAAGCCCTGGAAACCTCGCGCCGCTGGAACTACGAGGTCATCGCCGGCGTGGAACTGTCGGTGGATTTTCGCGGCAAGGCGGTGCACATGCTGGGCTACTGCCTCGATCCGCACGACCGGACCCTGCACGGCAAATTGGCCTGGGCGCAGGAGCAGCGCGAAACCCGCAACGCCCGCATGGTCGCCCGGTTCAATGAGCTGGGCATCCCGATGACGCTGGACGAGGTGATCGCCGAATCGGGCGACGGCGTGATCGGGCGGCCGCATTTCGCGGCGGTGCTCTTGCGCAAAAAGGTCGTCGCGTCCATCAACGAGGCGTTCGACATCTACCTCAACCGGTCCGGCAAGGCCTATCTGCCGAAAGTCCGCTTCTCCGCCGCCGAGGCCATCACGCTGATCCGCGCCGCCGGCGGTCTGCCGGTGCTCGCGCATCCGATGCTGATCGGCTGGCCGCCGCTGACCCTGGACGACGCGGTCGCCGAATTGAAGGCCGCGGGGCTCATCGGCATCGAGGTTCTTTACACCGAGCACAACCCGGCCCAGGTGCAGATCCTCTGGGATATCGCGACCCGTCACGGCCTGCTGCGGACCGGCGGCAGCGATTTTCATGGCGCGAACAAACCGCAGACCAGACTGGGCCGCGGGCGCGGCGACCTGGCCGTCCCGGCGTCGTGGCTGGCCGCGCTGCTCGCCGCCCGGCCGGCGGTTACTGGTTGA
- a CDS encoding twin-arginine translocation signal domain-containing protein has translation MKNKTHILRKGISRRDFLKGVAGATAGLAIGCGSKGSDSLAGMKTKDGKKVLVLGFDGMDPILVQSWMKEGLLPNFVRLQQMGGFSVLGTSIPPQSPVAWSNFITGMDPGGHGIFDFIHRDPKTILPFLSTSRVEPSSKFWEIGKYKFPRDGGQMELLRHGKAFWEFLGDANIPATVFCVPSNFPPVTGPFRSLSGMGTPDLLGGYGSFSYFTDNPPPEDPEHEISGGKVYPVDVVEGVVDCKLIGPQNTYLKTSDEMSPPDAELPFRVYGDRDADAAVLEINGERQVLGVGEWTDWLAVDFILVPGVSSANGMVRFYLKSVNPHFGLYVSPINIDPRDPLMTISTPDDYSAELAEARGGAFHTQGIPEDTKALSSRILTNAEFLMQADRVLSERHDLFNYELARFHDGLLFFYFSSSDQLTHMFWRTMDHDHPAYNPEEDEPFTNVVRDTYIKLDKVLGQAIDALDEKTTLLVMSDHGFAPYYKSFHLSSWLLDNGYVKLKDPTDRKSEFLTNVNWYGTKAYTLGINSFYLNLAGRERYGIVGAGDADRLLDEIRAKLLALTDPDNGRQIISHVYKTSEVYHGEFQKTAPDLIIGYARGYRGSWETALGKFPTGSYLRANTDAWGGDHCMATEEVPGILFASQPIQLSDPNLKDLPLTIVELFGLPRPPEMVGRNVFTGK, from the coding sequence ATGAAAAATAAAACTCACATCTTGCGCAAAGGCATTTCCCGGCGCGACTTCTTGAAAGGCGTCGCCGGCGCCACCGCCGGATTGGCCATCGGTTGCGGTTCCAAGGGTTCCGACTCGCTGGCCGGCATGAAAACCAAGGACGGCAAGAAAGTCCTGGTTCTGGGATTCGACGGCATGGATCCGATCTTGGTGCAAAGCTGGATGAAGGAAGGGTTGTTGCCCAATTTCGTCCGGCTGCAGCAGATGGGCGGTTTTTCGGTACTCGGCACCAGCATCCCGCCGCAAAGCCCAGTCGCCTGGTCCAATTTCATCACCGGCATGGATCCCGGCGGCCACGGCATTTTCGATTTCATCCATCGCGATCCGAAAACCATTCTGCCGTTTCTCTCGACCAGCCGCGTGGAACCATCGAGCAAATTCTGGGAAATCGGCAAATACAAATTTCCGCGCGACGGCGGCCAGATGGAATTGTTGCGCCACGGCAAAGCCTTTTGGGAATTCCTGGGCGACGCCAATATTCCGGCGACAGTCTTTTGCGTACCGAGCAACTTCCCGCCGGTGACCGGTCCCTTCCGTTCCCTGTCGGGAATGGGCACGCCGGATCTGCTGGGCGGTTACGGCAGCTTTTCCTATTTCACCGATAATCCGCCTCCCGAGGATCCGGAGCACGAGATCAGCGGCGGCAAGGTCTACCCGGTCGACGTGGTGGAAGGCGTGGTCGATTGCAAGCTGATCGGTCCGCAGAACACCTATTTGAAAACGTCCGACGAAATGTCGCCGCCCGACGCCGAACTGCCGTTCCGGGTTTACGGGGATCGCGACGCCGACGCCGCGGTTCTGGAAATCAACGGCGAACGCCAGGTGCTGGGCGTCGGCGAGTGGACCGATTGGCTGGCGGTGGATTTCATCCTTGTGCCGGGCGTGTCCTCGGCCAACGGCATGGTGCGGTTCTACCTCAAGAGCGTCAATCCGCATTTCGGTTTGTACGTTTCGCCGATCAACATCGATCCGCGCGACCCGCTGATGACCATTTCCACGCCGGACGATTATTCGGCCGAACTGGCGGAAGCGCGCGGCGGAGCGTTCCACACGCAGGGCATCCCCGAAGACACCAAAGCACTAAGTTCGCGCATCCTGACCAACGCCGAATTCCTGATGCAGGCGGATCGGGTGTTGAGCGAGCGCCACGATTTGTTCAATTACGAACTCGCCCGGTTCCACGATGGCCTGTTGTTCTTCTATTTTTCCAGCTCCGACCAGCTCACGCACATGTTCTGGCGGACGATGGATCACGATCATCCAGCCTACAATCCGGAAGAGGACGAGCCGTTCACCAACGTCGTGCGCGACACGTACATCAAGCTCGACAAGGTGCTGGGGCAGGCGATCGACGCACTCGACGAGAAAACGACCCTGCTGGTGATGTCCGATCACGGTTTCGCGCCGTACTACAAATCGTTCCACCTCTCGTCCTGGCTGCTCGACAACGGCTACGTGAAACTGAAAGATCCGACCGATCGGAAATCCGAATTTCTCACCAACGTGAACTGGTACGGCACCAAGGCCTACACCCTGGGGATCAACAGCTTTTACCTGAACCTGGCGGGCCGCGAGCGCTACGGCATCGTCGGCGCGGGCGACGCCGACCGCTTGCTCGACGAAATCCGCGCCAAGTTGCTGGCGTTGACCGACCCGGATAACGGGCGGCAGATCATCAGCCACGTTTACAAGACGTCCGAGGTCTATCACGGCGAATTTCAGAAAACGGCGCCGGATTTGATCATCGGCTACGCCCGCGGTTATCGGGGAAGCTGGGAAACGGCGCTGGGCAAGTTCCCGACCGGCTCCTACCTGCGCGCCAACACGGACGCCTGGGGCGGCGATCACTGCATGGCCACCGAGGAAGTGCCCGGTATTCTGTTCGCCAGCCAGCCGATCCAGTTGAGCGACCCGAACCTGAAGGATTTGCCGCTGACCATCGTCGAGTTGTTCGGCTTGCCGCGGCCCCCGGAAATGGTCGGGCGGAACGTCTTTACCGGAAAATAG